The following proteins are encoded in a genomic region of Pelodictyon phaeoclathratiforme BU-1:
- a CDS encoding FeoA family protein, translated as MRLSELKVGDKAEVTALKAEHVIRRRIMDMGLIKGTRFKVLRVAPLGDPIEIFFKGLYFAMRKTEADGVMVCKVGEVGDALPMSGSKT; from the coding sequence ATGCGTTTATCGGAATTGAAGGTGGGTGATAAAGCTGAAGTAACAGCACTGAAGGCAGAGCATGTCATCCGTCGAAGGATTATGGATATGGGATTGATCAAGGGTACCAGATTCAAGGTGCTGAGGGTTGCTCCACTCGGTGATCCGATTGAGATTTTTTTCAAGGGTCTGTATTTTGCTATGAGAAAAACCGAGGCAGATGGGGTCATGGTTTGTAAAGTAGGAGAGGTTGGAGATGCCCTTCCCATGTCAGGCAGCAAAACATGA
- a CDS encoding histidine triad nucleotide-binding protein — protein sequence MIHQEPDCLFCRIVRGEIPASIVYRNDHVVAFRDITPITPQHVLIIPVRHIASLSDLTPEDEAAAGQILLAAGIVAEIIGIRESGYRLVFNTGKDALQSVFHIHGHLIGGNQMGWPPFPGLPEVHG from the coding sequence ATGATACATCAGGAGCCTGATTGTCTCTTTTGCAGGATCGTTCGAGGAGAGATTCCCGCCAGTATTGTTTATCGTAATGATCATGTTGTTGCATTCCGGGATATCACGCCCATAACTCCTCAGCATGTATTGATTATTCCTGTTCGGCATATCGCTTCGCTGAGCGATCTCACCCCGGAAGATGAAGCGGCCGCTGGCCAGATCCTTCTTGCTGCGGGTATTGTGGCAGAAATCATCGGTATTCGGGAGTCTGGCTACAGGCTGGTTTTTAATACGGGCAAGGATGCCCTGCAGAGCGTTTTCCACATCCACGGGCACCTTATCGGTGGAAACCAGATGGGTTGGCCCCCCTTTCCCGGATTGCCGGAGGTACATGGGTAG
- a CDS encoding hemolysin family protein — MEILFLFFLIICNGLFAMSEIALITAKRSRLSKLAEDGDKSAAVAMKLGQDPTRFLSTIQIGITSIGILNGIVGEGALAGPLAIRMQSLGMDAEISHVIATVVVVLSITYVTIVVGELVPKRLGQFNPEGIARLVARPMYTLSTITRPFGRLLSASTDAILRLTGNYPQATPSVTEEEIHAMLEEGSEAGVIEQHEHEMVRNVFRLDDRQLGSLMVPRADIVSLDVSRPLEENINRVTESEHSRFPVCNGGLQSLLGVVNAKQLLSKTLKGGLTEFTSQLQPCVYVPETLTGMELLDHFRTSGSQMVFVVDEYGEIQGLVTLQDMLEAVTGEFVPRNLEDSWAVERQDGSWLLDGLIPVPELKDTLELKCVPEEDKGLYHTLSGLMMWLLGRMPRTGDIMVWENWTLEIVDLDGQRIDKVLASRLKEERAPEDGHPPDSHPVS; from the coding sequence ATGGAAATACTTTTTCTTTTTTTTCTGATTATTTGTAACGGTCTTTTTGCGATGTCGGAAATTGCCCTGATAACGGCAAAAAGGTCCCGCCTGTCGAAACTTGCCGAGGATGGTGACAAATCCGCTGCTGTTGCCATGAAGCTTGGTCAGGATCCGACCAGATTTCTTTCGACGATACAGATCGGTATCACCTCTATTGGTATCCTGAACGGTATCGTGGGGGAGGGTGCTCTTGCCGGTCCGTTGGCCATCAGGATGCAGTCATTGGGCATGGATGCGGAAATAAGCCATGTTATTGCAACGGTTGTTGTTGTTCTTTCGATTACCTATGTCACTATTGTGGTTGGGGAACTTGTTCCCAAACGTCTTGGCCAGTTCAATCCTGAGGGAATAGCCCGTCTGGTCGCACGTCCCATGTATACCCTTTCGACCATAACCCGTCCATTCGGGAGGTTGCTTTCGGCCTCAACCGATGCCATTCTCCGTCTGACGGGGAATTACCCCCAAGCCACCCCGAGTGTTACCGAGGAAGAGATTCATGCCATGCTTGAGGAGGGCTCTGAAGCCGGGGTGATTGAGCAGCATGAGCACGAAATGGTGCGTAATGTTTTTCGTCTTGATGATCGTCAACTGGGATCGCTGATGGTTCCGAGAGCCGATATTGTCTCTCTTGACGTTTCACGGCCTCTTGAAGAAAATATCAACAGAGTGACAGAATCAGAGCACTCCCGTTTTCCTGTTTGCAATGGTGGGTTGCAATCCCTGCTTGGCGTGGTCAATGCCAAACAGCTTTTATCAAAAACCCTGAAAGGGGGGCTTACGGAGTTTACTTCGCAACTCCAGCCCTGTGTCTATGTTCCCGAAACGCTTACAGGCATGGAGTTACTCGACCATTTCCGGACTTCTGGTTCGCAGATGGTCTTTGTGGTTGACGAGTATGGCGAAATTCAGGGGCTTGTTACCCTTCAGGATATGCTTGAAGCGGTGACCGGGGAGTTTGTTCCCCGCAATCTTGAGGATTCATGGGCTGTTGAACGTCAGGATGGCTCCTGGTTGCTCGATGGACTCATTCCTGTGCCCGAACTGAAAGATACGCTTGAGCTGAAGTGTGTACCCGAAGAAGATAAGGGGCTCTATCATACCCTCAGCGGCCTGATGATGTGGCTGCTCGGGCGGATGCCAAGGACTGGTGATATTATGGTTTGGGAAAACTGGACGCTGGAGATTGTTGATCTGGATGGTCAGAGGATCGACAAGGTGCTTGCTTCAAGGTTGAAGGAAGAGAGGGCTCCGGAGGATGGGCACCCTCCGGATTCCCATCCTGTATCGTGA
- a CDS encoding tetratricopeptide repeat protein, whose amino-acid sequence MKNRKRFFFIAVIALLSGTHVASASPADDAKSYFSSAEAKFGKGDNQGAMADYTKAIELDPKLAEAYNSRAAVKFSMGDKPGALADYTMAMELNPKYADACNNRGSTKAEMGDKQGAIADYSRAIEIDPAFLPAYINRAAVKLDLGDKQGVIADLSAAAKLGSLGAQQWLHNNGVSGW is encoded by the coding sequence ATGAAAAACAGGAAACGATTTTTTTTCATAGCAGTTATCGCGTTACTGTCCGGAACTCATGTGGCCAGCGCCAGCCCGGCAGATGACGCCAAAAGCTATTTTTCAAGCGCCGAAGCAAAATTCGGGAAGGGGGATAATCAGGGAGCCATGGCAGACTACACAAAAGCCATTGAACTCGATCCGAAACTTGCGGAGGCCTATAACAGCCGGGCGGCGGTAAAATTCAGCATGGGCGACAAGCCAGGCGCCCTGGCGGACTATACCATGGCCATGGAACTTAACCCGAAATATGCTGATGCTTGCAATAACAGGGGGAGCACCAAAGCTGAAATGGGTGACAAGCAGGGAGCCATTGCCGATTACTCCAGGGCTATTGAGATTGATCCGGCATTTCTTCCGGCCTACATCAACCGGGCGGCAGTCAAACTTGATCTTGGAGACAAGCAAGGTGTCATAGCGGATCTGTCGGCAGCGGCCAAACTTGGTAGTTTGGGAGCCCAACAATGGCTTCACAATAACGGGGTTTCCGGTTGGTAA
- a CDS encoding TonB-dependent receptor produces MTKSSKKFIAPQLLFMLLMAAVPLPAFSMEASGPETVVTAPAEKKVQSLSSKRLKSSDTAELLSGEPGVAFATGGGVSSLPVVRGQADDRVLIYVDCMCLTSACANHMNPPLSYIAAANVSGIGVSAGVTPVSYGGDNIGGIIHVDSDQPLFANPGEQVTAGGSVSSYYRSNNRAIGGAFSGTVANSNLSFGVTGAIDHASNYKDGHGNTVTSTYYESRNLGATLALRGDSSLLTLKAGHQFIPDQGFVNQWMDMLENNASFINLHYKSDFAWGKLDATAYWQNTWHRMNSGEDKLPINLRIPVTMPDMPMATRGIDTGYSLKTDIPFAEKNILRLGNEFHRFSLNDWWPPISTTLGTMGPDTFLNINDGSRDRYAFFAEWESKWNSKVTTIFGVRNEQVRMDAGDVQGYNAQNMAGMIVTNYKRDSEAFNAEDHARSDSNWDVTALARYEITPTGTVEVGYARKTRSPNLYERYAWSTMWMASGMVNWFGDGNGYVGNLDLSPEVAHTLSISADWHDSERKSWELRVTPYYTYVNDYIGVQVYNTQTWTWPGGSETRKILKFVNQDARIYGLDISGKLALWENSALGSGQLRGSLGYVHGTDPNTGSSLYHMMPLNGHLTLEQNVKGWSNAVELQLVGRKSETDPLRFEPETAGFALVNLRTSYKWNNLQIDLGVTNLFDKFYYLPLGGINYDNFLDSKLPPTTKRAADFEPLAGQGRSFNVGLTQTF; encoded by the coding sequence ATGACGAAGTCATCAAAAAAGTTTATAGCACCGCAGCTTCTGTTTATGCTGCTGATGGCGGCGGTTCCGCTACCGGCGTTTTCAATGGAAGCGTCAGGCCCGGAAACGGTTGTTACCGCACCAGCAGAAAAAAAAGTTCAATCACTAAGTTCTAAACGGCTGAAAAGCAGTGATACCGCCGAATTGCTCAGCGGTGAGCCGGGTGTTGCCTTTGCGACAGGTGGCGGCGTTTCAAGTCTGCCGGTGGTTCGCGGACAGGCGGACGATCGGGTACTGATCTATGTCGATTGCATGTGTCTGACCTCTGCCTGTGCCAACCACATGAACCCGCCGTTATCCTATATCGCGGCGGCCAATGTAAGCGGCATCGGTGTCAGCGCAGGTGTTACGCCAGTCAGTTACGGTGGCGACAACATCGGAGGCATAATCCATGTTGACTCGGATCAGCCGTTATTTGCCAATCCCGGGGAGCAGGTTACAGCAGGTGGTTCGGTTTCCAGCTATTACCGAAGCAATAATCGCGCGATTGGTGGAGCGTTCTCGGGTACGGTTGCAAACAGCAATCTCAGCTTTGGCGTAACAGGCGCTATTGATCATGCCAGCAACTACAAGGATGGTCATGGTAATACGGTGACATCTACTTATTACGAATCGCGTAATCTTGGGGCAACTTTGGCGCTCAGGGGTGACAGTAGCCTGTTGACCCTGAAGGCAGGGCATCAATTTATTCCTGATCAGGGATTTGTGAATCAGTGGATGGACATGCTTGAGAACAACGCCTCATTTATCAATCTTCACTACAAGAGCGACTTTGCATGGGGGAAGCTCGATGCTACAGCTTACTGGCAGAATACCTGGCACAGGATGAATTCAGGTGAAGATAAACTGCCAATTAATCTGAGGATACCAGTAACGATGCCTGATATGCCTATGGCCACTCGCGGTATAGACACAGGCTATTCATTAAAGACGGATATTCCCTTTGCAGAAAAGAATATCCTTCGGCTTGGCAACGAATTCCATCGTTTTAGTCTTAACGACTGGTGGCCTCCTATCTCTACGACCCTCGGCACGATGGGTCCGGATACCTTCCTGAACATCAATGACGGTTCTCGCGACAGATACGCTTTCTTTGCCGAATGGGAGTCGAAGTGGAATAGTAAAGTGACGACCATTTTCGGTGTTCGCAATGAACAGGTAAGGATGGATGCCGGTGATGTGCAGGGATATAATGCTCAGAACATGGCGGGTATGATTGTGACCAATTATAAACGCGACTCAGAGGCATTCAATGCCGAGGATCATGCCCGGAGCGACAGTAATTGGGATGTGACCGCACTGGCCAGGTATGAAATTACTCCGACGGGTACCGTTGAAGTTGGCTATGCCCGCAAGACCCGTTCTCCTAATCTCTACGAGCGCTATGCATGGTCAACGATGTGGATGGCAAGCGGGATGGTGAACTGGTTTGGTGATGGCAATGGTTATGTGGGTAATTTGGATCTCAGTCCGGAAGTCGCCCATACCCTGAGCATTTCGGCAGACTGGCATGACAGCGAGCGGAAGAGCTGGGAGTTGAGGGTAACGCCCTACTATACCTATGTCAATGATTACATTGGCGTGCAAGTGTATAATACACAGACCTGGACATGGCCAGGCGGAAGTGAAACCCGCAAAATACTCAAGTTTGTCAATCAGGATGCAAGGATCTACGGTCTGGATATTTCCGGTAAACTTGCTTTGTGGGAGAATAGCGCTCTTGGTTCCGGACAACTTCGGGGAAGTCTTGGATATGTGCATGGAACCGATCCCAATACCGGTAGCAGTCTCTATCACATGATGCCGCTGAACGGGCATCTTACGCTGGAACAAAATGTTAAAGGATGGAGCAATGCCGTCGAGTTGCAACTTGTTGGCAGAAAGTCCGAGACCGATCCCCTTCGTTTTGAACCGGAAACGGCAGGCTTTGCGCTGGTCAATCTGCGTACGTCATACAAATGGAACAACCTGCAGATCGATCTGGGCGTTACGAACCTGTTCGACAAGTTCTATTATCTTCCCCTTGGAGGAATCAACTACGACAACTTTCTGGACAGCAAACTGCCACCAACCACGAAAAGGGCGGCAGATTTCGAGCCGCTGGCAGGTCAGGGTCGTTCGTTCAATGTGGGTTTAACACAGACTTTCTGA
- a CDS encoding succinate dehydrogenase/fumarate reductase iron-sulfur subunit, with the protein MNFTLKIWRQKNATATGEMVSYDVSGISPDSSFFEMLDTLNQKLIMTGGDPVAFDHDCREGICGTCSLYINGRPHGPVKGVTTCQLHMRSFTDGATINIEPWRAKAFPVIRDLIVDRSAFDKIIQAGGYVSVNTGGVPDANTIPVPKEKSDAAFDAATCIGCGACVAACSNAAAMLFIGAKVSHLALLPQGKVEAAKRVQKMVAAMDALGFGSCSNTYACEAECPKGISVINIARMNRGFLVAKLFAEKEKMVKESL; encoded by the coding sequence ATGAACTTTACGCTGAAAATCTGGCGACAGAAAAACGCTACGGCTACAGGAGAGATGGTTTCCTATGATGTTTCCGGGATCTCGCCTGACAGCTCTTTTTTTGAAATGCTTGATACCCTGAATCAAAAACTCATCATGACTGGAGGCGATCCTGTTGCTTTTGATCATGATTGCAGGGAGGGTATTTGTGGCACCTGCAGTCTTTATATCAACGGACGTCCTCATGGACCTGTCAAAGGAGTTACAACCTGTCAGCTCCATATGCGCTCGTTTACCGATGGAGCTACCATCAATATTGAGCCATGGAGAGCAAAGGCCTTTCCCGTCATCCGCGACCTTATTGTTGACCGCAGTGCCTTTGATAAAATCATACAGGCTGGAGGCTATGTATCGGTCAATACCGGCGGGGTGCCCGATGCCAATACCATTCCTGTTCCAAAGGAGAAGTCGGATGCCGCTTTTGATGCCGCAACCTGTATCGGCTGCGGAGCCTGTGTAGCCGCCTGTTCCAATGCTGCAGCCATGTTGTTTATTGGCGCAAAAGTATCGCACCTTGCACTTCTTCCCCAGGGAAAGGTTGAGGCTGCCAAAAGGGTGCAGAAGATGGTTGCTGCCATGGATGCGCTTGGTTTCGGTAGTTGCAGCAACACCTATGCCTGTGAGGCGGAATGTCCCAAGGGCATTTCTGTTATCAATATTGCCCGCATGAACCGGGGATTTCTTGTGGCGAAACTCTTTGCCGAAAAGGAAAAGATGGTCAAGGAGTCACTATAG
- a CDS encoding fumarate reductase/succinate dehydrogenase flavoprotein subunit — MTRLNARIPEGPVAEKWTAYKSGCKLVNPNNKRKLDIIVVGTGLAGASAAASLGQLGYNVKVFCYQDTPRRAHSIAAQGGINAAKNYPNDGDSAYRLFYDTIKGGDYRAREANVYRLAEVSNQIIDLCVAQGVPFAREYGGLLTNRSFGGAQVSRTFYARGQTGQQLLIGAYGALSRQIAAGNVTLFNRRDVLDTVLVDGKARGVIARNLVTGKIERHAAHAVVLASGGYGNVFFLSTNAMGSNVTPAWSAYKKGAMFANPAFTQIHPTCIPVHGDAQSKLTLMSESLRNDGRIWVPAKIKDVERLRNKEIKASDIPEADRDYYLERRYPAFGNLVPRDVASRAAKERCDAGFGVGTTGMAVFLDFADAIKRKGHDAIDSLYGNLFQMYEQIVAESPYEMPMMIYPAVHYTMGGLWVDYELMTTIPGLYAIGECNFSDHGANRLGASALMQGLADGYFVLPYTIGNYLAAEIHTPRFDTDSSEFKLAADAVSDRLKRIKNSSGKESVDHFHRRLGKIMWEYCGMARNDAGLTEALYQITELRHEFARGVRIPGGLDEYNPEMEKACRVADFIELGQLMVRDAQQRKESCGGHFREEYQTSEGEALRNDEKFAFVGAWEYKGRDASAELHREALQFNEIKLSQRSYK, encoded by the coding sequence ATGACACGCCTCAACGCCAGAATCCCTGAAGGGCCGGTGGCTGAAAAATGGACCGCCTACAAATCGGGCTGCAAGCTGGTAAACCCCAACAACAAACGCAAACTTGATATCATTGTCGTCGGTACCGGTCTTGCCGGAGCCTCGGCTGCTGCATCGCTTGGGCAGCTTGGTTACAATGTCAAGGTGTTCTGCTATCAGGATACGCCGCGTCGTGCACACAGTATCGCTGCACAGGGTGGAATCAATGCCGCTAAAAACTATCCAAACGATGGCGACAGCGCCTATCGACTCTTTTACGACACCATCAAAGGTGGCGATTATCGGGCTCGTGAAGCAAATGTCTATCGTCTGGCTGAAGTCAGTAATCAGATCATTGATCTCTGTGTGGCTCAGGGAGTGCCATTTGCCAGAGAGTATGGCGGCTTGCTGACCAACCGTTCATTCGGTGGTGCACAGGTATCGAGAACGTTCTATGCAAGGGGCCAGACTGGCCAGCAGCTTTTAATTGGCGCTTACGGCGCCCTGAGTCGTCAGATTGCCGCTGGCAATGTTACGCTTTTCAATCGTCGTGATGTTCTTGATACGGTACTTGTGGATGGAAAGGCTCGAGGGGTCATTGCCCGAAACCTGGTTACCGGCAAGATCGAACGCCATGCAGCTCACGCTGTTGTGTTGGCAAGTGGTGGGTACGGGAACGTTTTTTTCCTTTCGACCAATGCCATGGGTTCCAATGTGACTCCTGCATGGAGCGCGTACAAAAAAGGGGCAATGTTTGCCAATCCGGCCTTTACCCAGATTCACCCGACCTGTATTCCGGTGCATGGTGATGCGCAGTCCAAGCTGACGTTGATGAGCGAGAGCTTGCGCAACGATGGCAGGATATGGGTTCCCGCCAAGATAAAGGATGTTGAAAGGCTCAGGAACAAAGAGATCAAGGCCTCTGATATTCCAGAAGCCGATCGCGATTACTATCTGGAGCGTCGCTATCCCGCTTTCGGCAATCTCGTGCCGAGGGATGTGGCTTCACGGGCTGCCAAGGAGCGTTGCGATGCCGGTTTTGGCGTTGGTACTACGGGGATGGCCGTTTTTCTTGACTTTGCCGATGCGATCAAACGCAAGGGCCATGATGCGATTGACTCGCTTTATGGCAACCTCTTTCAGATGTACGAGCAGATTGTTGCGGAGAGCCCCTATGAAATGCCGATGATGATCTATCCGGCAGTGCACTATACCATGGGAGGTCTCTGGGTTGATTATGAATTGATGACGACCATTCCAGGTCTTTATGCTATTGGTGAATGCAATTTTTCTGATCATGGAGCAAACCGCCTCGGCGCTTCAGCGCTTATGCAGGGGCTTGCTGATGGTTATTTCGTACTGCCCTATACGATCGGGAACTATCTTGCTGCTGAAATTCATACGCCACGCTTCGATACAGACTCTTCTGAATTCAAGCTTGCTGCCGATGCCGTCAGTGATCGCCTGAAGCGGATCAAAAACAGTTCAGGCAAAGAGTCGGTCGATCATTTCCATCGTCGTCTTGGAAAAATCATGTGGGAGTATTGCGGTATGGCACGAAATGATGCAGGCCTTACCGAAGCCCTTTATCAGATTACCGAACTGCGTCACGAATTTGCACGCGGAGTGCGGATTCCCGGAGGACTGGACGAATATAATCCTGAAATGGAGAAGGCGTGTCGGGTAGCTGATTTTATCGAACTTGGCCAGCTTATGGTGCGAGATGCCCAGCAGCGCAAAGAGTCGTGCGGGGGACATTTCAGGGAGGAGTATCAAACCAGTGAGGGCGAAGCATTGCGCAATGATGAGAAGTTCGCCTTTGTCGGTGCGTGGGAATACAAGGGTCGTGATGCCTCAGCAGAACTGCACCGTGAGGCACTTCAATTCAACGAGATCAAGCTCTCCCAGCGGAGCTATAAATAA
- a CDS encoding succinate dehydrogenase cytochrome b subunit, with translation MNVMLMFSSITKKVLMALAGLFLVTFLCVHLGINLMLLNDDGGLMFTEAATFMGTNSLIKVFEIVLFAGFLIHILFGLVVSVQNRAARPKAYVCGNSSETSFFSKYMFHTGIIVFIFLCLHFIDFYFIKIGLVSPPPGIAIHDFYHRSLLLFSSSWYSLFYIISFIFLGIHLNHAIQSAFQTLGLNHSKYMGAVKIIGSVYSVLIAAGFSAVPIYLYFLK, from the coding sequence TCATGCTCATGTTTTCGTCTATTACCAAAAAAGTACTCATGGCTCTTGCCGGGCTTTTTCTGGTTACATTTTTGTGTGTGCATCTCGGCATTAATCTTATGCTTCTGAATGATGACGGGGGTCTTATGTTCACTGAGGCAGCAACCTTCATGGGAACCAATTCCCTGATCAAAGTTTTCGAAATCGTACTTTTTGCCGGGTTTCTTATCCATATCCTTTTCGGTCTGGTGGTATCCGTTCAGAATCGTGCAGCACGGCCAAAAGCCTACGTTTGCGGCAACAGTTCTGAAACCTCCTTCTTTTCGAAGTATATGTTTCACACCGGTATCATTGTTTTTATCTTCCTTTGTCTCCATTTTATTGATTTTTACTTTATCAAGATTGGGCTTGTATCGCCACCTCCCGGAATAGCAATCCACGACTTCTATCATCGTTCCCTTCTTTTGTTTTCATCTTCCTGGTATTCACTCTTCTATATCATCTCCTTTATCTTTCTCGGTATTCATCTCAATCATGCCATTCAGTCTGCTTTTCAGACCCTTGGCCTGAACCACAGCAAGTATATGGGCGCCGTAAAGATTATTGGTTCAGTCTACTCGGTTCTTATTGCCGCAGGGTTCAGCGCAGTGCCGATTTATCTCTATTTTTTGAAATAA